A single window of Halobacillus naozhouensis DNA harbors:
- a CDS encoding class I SAM-dependent methyltransferase — translation MKEEFAFNSKVAKAYEKNTRISVPTYDTLFDMVQSYFRAQLGDKAASLLVVGAGGGNEFSAWGPSNPKWAFTGVDPSEDMLKMAKNNAVQLGLESRIRLIQGTVDDLPPADTKFDAASCILVLHFIDDDQEKLKLLRTIKDNLKSGAPFVLVSAYGDRDDAELHNRLNVWKSFFLDEGHEPSKVDEMEDRIIMNISLIPEKQIEWLLEESGFTNIARFYATGLFAGWICHAE, via the coding sequence ATGAAAGAAGAATTTGCATTTAATTCCAAAGTAGCTAAGGCATATGAGAAAAACACCCGAATCTCAGTTCCGACATATGATACGTTATTCGATATGGTTCAATCTTATTTTCGAGCTCAATTGGGAGACAAAGCAGCATCACTGCTCGTAGTCGGCGCGGGCGGTGGAAATGAATTTTCCGCATGGGGGCCCTCTAACCCGAAATGGGCGTTTACTGGAGTCGATCCTTCTGAAGATATGCTCAAGATGGCTAAAAATAATGCAGTTCAACTAGGTTTGGAAAGCCGTATCAGACTCATTCAAGGAACGGTTGATGACCTGCCGCCTGCAGATACGAAGTTCGATGCGGCAAGTTGTATCTTGGTTCTTCACTTTATAGACGATGATCAAGAGAAGTTAAAACTGCTCAGAACCATTAAAGATAATTTAAAATCGGGAGCACCATTCGTACTCGTCAGCGCGTATGGAGACCGTGATGATGCCGAACTTCATAACAGATTAAATGTATGGAAAAGTTTTTTCTTGGACGAAGGGCATGAACCATCTAAAGTAGACGAGATGGAAGATAGAATCATTATGAATATTTCTCTCATTCCTGAAAAACAAATCGAATGGCTGTTGGAGGAATCCGGTTTTACGAATATAGCGAGGTTTTATGCTACAGGGCTTTTTGCCGGATGGATTTGCCATGCAGAATGA
- a CDS encoding UxaA family hydrolase yields the protein MDNYFEGYVRNDGTAGTRNYIGVVCSVICSSVIAKEISDQLPEAIPLIHSNGCAQLGDDFHVTKNMLVGVASNPNLYSALLVGLGCETNQISGLLDSIPKTKPIEGIGIQQLAGGENTIRKGVHIAEKWSEAAERNRERLPLSYLTVGIVTVDIDEESLEQVYPVVSEVIDRLVKQDAKVVMALTDRLEPAGRSLADRAEKEEVKARLSDLGSGMQRKRWKDANQELISPRPFSDQEKALAALEEKMSGTSPIKSLLHYNERPEGSGFYMTKASSNLVETLSNMASCGCNIALVVSSRGTLTGSIALPCMTLTPQSASGTFDELVDYTVTGEDFSIQARKVIQELLDISSGKQTKLEEFELGEFSIPHVGTTF from the coding sequence ATGGACAATTACTTTGAAGGATATGTAAGAAACGATGGAACCGCGGGTACACGAAATTATATCGGTGTGGTTTGTTCAGTGATTTGTTCCAGTGTGATTGCCAAGGAGATTTCGGACCAATTACCCGAAGCGATTCCCCTTATCCATTCGAACGGATGCGCACAACTTGGAGATGATTTTCATGTAACCAAAAATATGCTGGTAGGTGTAGCTTCCAATCCAAATCTGTATTCAGCACTTCTTGTAGGATTAGGGTGTGAGACGAACCAGATTTCAGGATTACTTGATAGCATTCCGAAAACGAAGCCGATTGAAGGAATCGGTATTCAGCAATTAGCTGGCGGAGAAAATACGATTAGAAAAGGTGTCCATATCGCGGAGAAGTGGTCAGAAGCGGCTGAACGAAATAGAGAGCGCCTGCCCCTGTCCTATTTGACGGTTGGGATTGTTACGGTTGATATAGATGAAGAATCCTTAGAGCAGGTCTATCCGGTAGTAAGTGAAGTGATTGATAGATTAGTAAAACAAGATGCGAAGGTTGTTATGGCTCTCACAGATCGTCTAGAACCAGCCGGCCGCTCGCTTGCAGACCGGGCAGAAAAAGAGGAGGTAAAAGCTAGATTATCAGACTTAGGAAGCGGCATGCAGCGCAAACGTTGGAAAGATGCCAATCAGGAGCTAATCTCCCCTCGTCCGTTTTCCGATCAGGAAAAAGCTTTAGCAGCTCTTGAGGAAAAAATGTCAGGAACAAGCCCTATAAAAAGCTTGCTTCACTATAATGAGCGGCCTGAAGGAAGCGGGTTTTATATGACGAAAGCATCCAGTAACCTCGTTGAGACGTTATCAAATATGGCTTCATGCGGATGTAATATTGCGTTAGTCGTCAGCAGCAGAGGGACCTTGACAGGATCCATCGCTCTTCCATGTATGACGCTTACACCACAAAGTGCCAGTGGTACGTTTGACGAACTTGTTGATTATACGGTTACTGGGGAGGACTTTTCAATACAGGCGAGAAAAGTAATACAAGAGCTGCTGGACATCAGTTCAGGAAAACAGACAAAGCTGGAAGAGTTTGAACTGGGCGAATTTTCGATTCCTCATGTAGGGACAACATTCTGA
- the larA gene encoding nickel-dependent lactate racemase, whose protein sequence is MNLELLYGKHGVSIDLPDNTHIIEPDNLPGLPNVEEAIRQAVRHPIGTKPLRESVKSTDTVSIVISDITRPTPNHILVPLLIKELNHVPLENFVIINGTGTHRDQTREEFVQMLGQWVVDHIRIINNHCHDKDTLVNLGKSEFGCDIYLNKEYVESDFRIVTGFIEPHFFAGFSGGPKGVMPGIAGIETIMTFHNSRMIGDPLSTWGNMVNNPVQDMTREINRLCKPDFMLNVTLNREKEITEVFAGELYEAHKKGCEFVREHSMHRCEERFDVVITSNSGYPLDQNLYQAVKGMSAAHKIVKEGGAIIVASECSDGLPNHGNYSKLFEMAETPGELLDMINAPDFKMFDQWQVQKQAVVQVWADVYIYSKLTDDQVEGAMLKPTHNIEQTIEDLKKKYGEDMTIAVLPLGPLTIPFVEEKALS, encoded by the coding sequence ATGAATCTAGAATTACTTTATGGAAAACATGGGGTTTCAATAGATTTACCCGATAATACCCATATAATAGAACCGGATAACTTGCCCGGTTTACCAAATGTTGAAGAAGCAATACGTCAGGCTGTGAGACATCCAATTGGAACGAAGCCGTTAAGGGAATCGGTAAAATCAACAGACACCGTATCGATTGTAATCAGTGACATTACCAGACCCACGCCTAATCATATCTTAGTCCCACTATTGATCAAAGAATTAAATCATGTTCCTTTAGAAAACTTCGTCATTATTAATGGAACAGGGACACACCGTGATCAAACGAGGGAAGAATTTGTACAGATGCTTGGTCAGTGGGTTGTCGATCACATTCGTATTATCAATAACCATTGTCATGATAAAGACACACTCGTCAATCTTGGTAAGAGTGAGTTCGGTTGTGACATCTATCTAAATAAAGAATATGTAGAATCTGACTTCCGGATTGTAACTGGTTTTATCGAACCGCATTTCTTTGCAGGATTCTCCGGCGGCCCCAAAGGGGTGATGCCGGGGATTGCCGGAATTGAAACAATCATGACGTTTCATAATTCACGAATGATCGGTGACCCCCTTTCTACTTGGGGGAATATGGTGAACAATCCTGTTCAGGATATGACTCGTGAAATAAATCGGTTGTGCAAACCTGATTTTATGCTCAACGTGACCTTAAACCGAGAAAAGGAGATCACAGAGGTGTTTGCCGGAGAACTTTATGAAGCACACAAAAAGGGGTGTGAATTTGTCAGGGAACATTCGATGCATCGATGTGAGGAGCGATTTGACGTCGTTATCACTTCGAATTCGGGCTATCCTTTGGATCAAAATCTGTACCAGGCGGTAAAAGGTATGAGTGCTGCCCACAAGATTGTTAAAGAGGGAGGAGCTATTATTGTAGCATCCGAGTGTTCTGACGGATTACCGAATCATGGCAACTACTCCAAACTATTTGAAATGGCTGAAACACCCGGGGAATTACTCGACATGATTAACGCTCCAGACTTCAAAATGTTTGACCAGTGGCAAGTTCAAAAGCAGGCGGTGGTCCAGGTTTGGGCAGATGTTTATATCTACTCTAAGCTTACTGACGATCAGGTGGAAGGGGCCATGCTAAAACCAACCCATAACATTGAACAAACGATAGAAGACTTGAAGAAGAAATACGGAGAGGATATGACCATAGCTGTCCTGCCGCTCGGTCCTTTAACGATTCCGTTTGTTGAAGAGAAAGCATTGTCTTAA
- a CDS encoding UxaA family hydrolase has translation MRTFEGYRRPNGSIGVRNHVIVMNTAGELSSLTKKIAQLVPGVIPVVQQGGRAQYKEDLNQTIRTLTGTVGHPNVSGALLLGMGEDDIAEEVKEDLKEQHHHVEAMYFNKGKSLSEVLNKGKQWLEKAVEKSKREKKVTADVTELRIGLNCGGSDAWSGITANPAIGSFSDAIVRDGGTSILAETTEAIGAEHILAKQAINPDVGQQFLQIVQDYEARIKETGEDIRSANPSPGNMTGGLTTLEEKSLGCIKKGGNSPLREVIGYAESPAEKGFIFMDTPGYDVESVSGLTAGGAQIVLFSTGKGSPTGSPIAPVIKIGTNPRVCRTMSEHIDVNAGKIIEGISTIEEIGEEIYQKVIETANGAITAAENHKNQEFAIWRLAETI, from the coding sequence ATGAGAACATTCGAAGGGTATCGGAGACCAAATGGAAGTATTGGTGTGAGAAACCATGTAATCGTAATGAACACGGCAGGGGAACTAAGCAGTCTGACTAAAAAAATAGCTCAACTCGTTCCGGGGGTTATTCCTGTCGTACAGCAAGGTGGCAGGGCCCAGTATAAAGAGGATCTAAATCAGACCATCCGTACGTTAACAGGGACAGTTGGACATCCAAATGTAAGTGGTGCGCTTCTCTTAGGGATGGGGGAGGACGACATTGCGGAAGAGGTCAAGGAGGACCTAAAGGAGCAGCATCACCATGTTGAGGCGATGTATTTTAATAAAGGTAAATCGTTATCTGAAGTTCTTAACAAAGGGAAGCAATGGCTGGAAAAAGCCGTTGAGAAAAGTAAAAGGGAAAAGAAAGTTACAGCTGATGTAACGGAGTTAAGGATCGGACTCAATTGTGGAGGATCAGATGCCTGGTCAGGAATTACGGCAAATCCAGCTATCGGCTCGTTCTCGGACGCTATTGTCAGGGATGGCGGAACGAGTATTCTAGCTGAGACAACAGAAGCCATTGGAGCGGAACATATTTTAGCAAAACAGGCGATCAACCCAGATGTAGGTCAACAGTTTCTTCAGATTGTCCAGGACTACGAAGCAAGAATTAAAGAAACAGGTGAAGATATACGCTCAGCGAATCCTTCCCCGGGCAACATGACAGGCGGGTTAACAACATTGGAGGAAAAATCTTTAGGGTGTATTAAAAAAGGCGGAAATTCACCTTTAAGAGAAGTGATTGGCTACGCTGAATCGCCAGCAGAGAAAGGGTTCATTTTTATGGATACTCCTGGTTATGATGTAGAGTCAGTGTCTGGCCTGACAGCCGGCGGAGCCCAGATTGTTTTATTTTCAACAGGAAAAGGCTCACCGACAGGGTCACCTATTGCTCCGGTTATAAAAATTGGTACGAACCCCCGAGTCTGCCGAACAATGTCTGAACATATTGATGTGAATGCCGGGAAAATCATTGAGGGGATAAGCACAATCGAAGAAATTGGTGAGGAAATCTATCAGAAGGTGATAGAAACAGCAAATGGTGCCATAACGGCCGCTGAGAACCATAAAAACCAGGAGTTTGCGATTTGGAGATTAGCTGAAACGATATGA
- the larE gene encoding ATP-dependent sacrificial sulfur transferase LarE, producing MKKTSTEKNQHLGEILAGMNRVIVAFSGGVDSTLVVKRAQQELGTANVLAVVVGSELFRKEEFEGAVELGEKMGINVYQTEINELEDEGIVNNTPDSWYYSKKLLYAHLNQLAEELGYAHVVDGMIMDDLDDFRPGLRARTEAGVRSVLQEANLYKQEVRDLSKQLEIPIWNKPASCSLASRIPYGTKLDKRKIEQVDQAEQFLSKLGFNRVRLRHHGSVARIEVDQEEVSELLNHRDNIHKQLISLGFNYVSVDLLGYRTGSMNETIVDKAEEAEVS from the coding sequence ATGAAAAAGACGAGTACTGAGAAAAATCAACACTTAGGTGAAATTCTTGCAGGCATGAACCGTGTGATCGTAGCGTTTTCCGGCGGAGTTGACAGTACACTTGTCGTTAAACGGGCCCAGCAGGAGTTAGGAACCGCAAACGTGCTGGCTGTTGTGGTGGGATCTGAATTATTCCGTAAAGAGGAATTTGAAGGTGCTGTTGAACTGGGAGAAAAGATGGGGATTAACGTCTATCAGACCGAAATCAACGAACTGGAAGACGAGGGAATTGTCAATAACACACCAGACAGCTGGTATTACAGTAAAAAGTTACTTTATGCTCATTTAAATCAGCTGGCAGAGGAATTAGGATACGCCCATGTTGTCGATGGAATGATTATGGATGACCTCGATGATTTCCGACCAGGATTAAGAGCCAGAACCGAAGCAGGGGTCCGTAGTGTTCTGCAGGAAGCAAATCTTTATAAACAGGAAGTTCGAGATCTGTCGAAACAACTGGAGATTCCGATCTGGAATAAGCCCGCCTCATGCAGTCTGGCCTCCAGAATTCCTTATGGAACAAAACTAGATAAGCGTAAAATTGAGCAAGTAGATCAAGCAGAACAATTCCTATCTAAACTAGGATTCAATCGCGTGCGTTTACGCCACCATGGCAGTGTTGCACGTATTGAGGTGGATCAGGAAGAAGTTTCAGAACTGCTGAACCACCGGGATAACATTCACAAACAACTGATTTCCCTTGGGTTTAACTATGTTTCCGTGGATCTGCTTGGTTATCGTACAGGCAGCATGAACGAAACAATAGTGGATAAGGCAGAGGAAGCAGAAGTTAGTTGA
- a CDS encoding dihydrodipicolinate synthase family protein — protein MENQHILFKGVFPPVVTLFDQNGEFDWDENQRLTDVLIDQGVHGLLYLGSTGEFSALTKEERKQFAEEMVRHVNGRVPVLVGTGTTSLKETIELSQHAESVGADGVLIVNPYYWKYSEDQLYHYYTTIADHVSTSIMLYNIPQLTGQNLSSDLVCRLAKDHQNIVGIKETVADIGHIRDMILSIKPVRPDFSVFAAFDEHLLPALQIGADGSINGTAVFEPRLSVQLYEAFQKEEYLETIQYHQKLIELMPIYQYSDPLFMAIKEAVHQHVLENETGSRSPCLPSTNELKQRVSKLLKEYTFSN, from the coding sequence TTGGAAAATCAACACATTTTATTCAAGGGAGTTTTCCCACCGGTAGTTACTTTGTTTGACCAGAATGGAGAATTTGACTGGGATGAAAACCAAAGGTTAACAGACGTCCTGATCGATCAAGGAGTACACGGACTTTTATATTTGGGAAGTACTGGAGAATTTTCAGCTTTGACGAAAGAGGAACGAAAGCAATTCGCTGAAGAGATGGTTCGGCACGTAAATGGAAGAGTTCCTGTCCTTGTTGGCACGGGGACTACGTCTTTAAAGGAAACCATTGAACTGTCTCAGCATGCAGAGTCTGTCGGGGCTGACGGGGTCTTAATCGTGAACCCTTATTACTGGAAGTATTCAGAAGATCAACTATACCATTACTACACCACCATCGCGGACCATGTATCAACTTCTATCATGTTATATAATATTCCTCAATTAACCGGGCAAAATTTGTCCAGTGACTTGGTTTGCCGACTTGCTAAGGACCATCAGAACATTGTTGGAATCAAAGAAACGGTAGCAGATATCGGGCATATCAGAGATATGATTTTATCGATAAAACCGGTGCGTCCGGACTTTTCCGTGTTTGCTGCTTTCGATGAACATCTTCTGCCAGCTTTGCAAATTGGAGCAGATGGCTCGATAAATGGTACCGCCGTTTTTGAACCACGCTTATCTGTCCAGCTTTATGAAGCATTTCAGAAAGAAGAATACTTAGAAACGATCCAATACCATCAGAAATTGATTGAATTAATGCCAATCTATCAATATAGTGATCCATTATTTATGGCCATAAAAGAGGCTGTCCATCAACATGTGTTAGAAAATGAAACGGGTTCCAGGTCTCCTTGTCTGCCAAGTACCAATGAATTGAAACAAAGAGTCAGCAAACTATTAAAAGAATATACTTTTTCAAACTGA
- the gucD gene encoding alpha-ketoglutaric semialdehyde dehydrogenase GucD produces MTVQTTAVTYQNFINNQWVNSTSEDLISSLNPANRNEIVGYIQNSTEEDVDRAVEAAKKAKKGWRKLSGAERGNYLYKIASVMEERHKEIAETLTKEMGKTLLEAKGETSRGIAILRYFAGEGMRDTGDVIPASDSKALMYTNRVPLGVAGIITPWNFPVAIPIWKMAPALIYGNTVVIKPAQEAAITAAKIIECMEEAGVPEGVVNLVTGRGSIVGQRIIEHTGVNGLTFTGSNKVGKSVAEGAVARGAKFQLEMGGKNPIIVADDADLEQAVEATISGGLRSTGQKCTATSRVIVQEGIYEQFRERLLERTREITVGDGMKDHVWMGPCVNENQLNTVLSYIETGKEEGATLSLGGERPRDPELENGFYVEPTIFEDVNQDMTIAQEEIFGPVLALMKVDTIEKALEMANDVTFGLSASIFTKNIDNMFEFIDEVEAGLVRVNFETAGVELQAPFGGMKDSSSGSREQGTAAKEFFTSIKTVYVKP; encoded by the coding sequence ATGACTGTTCAAACAACTGCAGTGACCTATCAAAACTTTATTAATAATCAGTGGGTGAACTCAACATCTGAAGATCTTATCTCTAGTTTAAACCCAGCGAATAGAAATGAGATTGTTGGTTATATCCAGAACTCTACCGAGGAAGATGTTGACAGGGCAGTAGAGGCAGCTAAAAAAGCTAAAAAAGGCTGGAGGAAACTTTCTGGAGCGGAGCGAGGTAACTATCTTTACAAGATAGCCTCTGTTATGGAAGAAAGACATAAGGAGATTGCCGAAACTCTGACGAAAGAAATGGGGAAAACCCTACTAGAGGCAAAAGGAGAAACTTCAAGGGGAATTGCGATTCTCCGCTACTTTGCAGGCGAAGGCATGAGGGACACGGGAGATGTCATCCCTGCTTCAGACAGTAAAGCACTCATGTACACCAATCGCGTTCCGCTCGGAGTTGCCGGAATTATTACCCCATGGAACTTCCCGGTAGCAATCCCGATCTGGAAAATGGCGCCGGCGCTTATTTATGGGAATACAGTGGTGATTAAACCTGCCCAGGAAGCAGCTATTACAGCAGCAAAGATTATTGAATGTATGGAAGAAGCAGGGGTGCCTGAGGGTGTCGTTAATCTGGTCACTGGCAGAGGCTCAATTGTTGGTCAGCGAATCATTGAGCATACTGGTGTAAACGGGCTTACATTCACCGGTTCAAATAAAGTTGGGAAAAGTGTAGCAGAAGGAGCGGTAGCACGAGGAGCAAAATTCCAACTGGAAATGGGCGGGAAAAACCCAATCATTGTGGCCGATGATGCAGACCTGGAACAGGCTGTTGAAGCAACGATTAGCGGTGGTCTGCGTTCGACCGGACAAAAGTGTACGGCGACTAGCCGGGTGATCGTACAAGAAGGAATTTATGAACAATTCAGAGAAAGGTTACTAGAAAGGACACGAGAAATTACCGTCGGGGATGGAATGAAAGACCATGTGTGGATGGGACCTTGTGTCAATGAAAACCAGTTAAATACCGTTCTTTCTTACATTGAAACAGGGAAGGAAGAAGGAGCCACACTGTCTCTGGGAGGTGAAAGGCCAAGGGACCCTGAACTGGAAAATGGCTTTTATGTTGAACCCACTATTTTTGAAGATGTAAATCAAGACATGACCATTGCTCAGGAAGAGATTTTCGGACCTGTTCTGGCTTTAATGAAAGTCGATACCATTGAGAAGGCGTTAGAAATGGCCAATGACGTCACATTCGGACTAAGTGCATCGATCTTCACGAAGAATATCGATAATATGTTTGAGTTTATCGACGAAGTGGAGGCAGGTTTAGTCCGTGTGAATTTTGAAACGGCCGGCGTAGAGCTCCAGGCTCCATTCGGCGGGATGAAAGACTCAAGCTCCGGCTCACGCGAGCAAGGTACAGCTGCTAAAGAGTTTTTCACATCTATTAAGACCGTTTATGTGAAACCTTAA
- a CDS encoding D-2-hydroxyacid dehydrogenase, with the protein MNTSQPTILVFHPNQSKEYAACIHDYGFTSVKTASTPEEAENQLPGTEVILGWNFPTQLLHKPAASSVRWFQSIGAGVDDLMADPSIPENLPITRIVNQFGTYISEYVFTFLLYLLKDVPRIRQSQIDRSWDPFTSESLTGKTIGIAGIGSIGAEIVRKARAFDMDVHGLSFSGKQAHLVDRHFTADEWEDFVKELDYLVLTLPLTRATHHIVNRDILSAMKSNASLVNVGRGELIAEEDLQAVMRSGHLQAAVLDVFEKEPLPEDHPFYSMPNVYITPHLSGPSTTEGVSHFFVENVKRFLEGQPLHGLVDRKRGY; encoded by the coding sequence ATGAATACATCCCAGCCTACGATCCTTGTGTTCCATCCCAACCAGTCAAAAGAATATGCCGCCTGTATCCATGATTATGGATTTACCTCAGTAAAGACCGCCTCCACCCCGGAGGAGGCAGAAAACCAATTACCTGGCACCGAAGTTATTCTGGGCTGGAATTTTCCTACCCAACTACTACATAAACCAGCTGCTTCATCTGTCCGCTGGTTTCAATCGATCGGAGCCGGAGTTGATGATTTAATGGCCGACCCATCGATACCTGAGAACTTGCCCATAACCCGAATTGTCAATCAGTTTGGCACGTATATTTCTGAATATGTATTTACGTTTCTCTTATACCTGTTAAAAGATGTCCCCCGCATAAGACAGTCGCAAATTGACCGCAGCTGGGACCCTTTCACCTCTGAATCTTTGACAGGGAAAACAATCGGGATAGCCGGGATCGGATCAATCGGAGCCGAAATTGTCCGCAAAGCTCGGGCTTTTGATATGGATGTGCACGGATTAAGCTTTAGCGGCAAACAAGCTCATCTAGTGGACCGCCATTTCACAGCGGATGAGTGGGAAGATTTTGTAAAAGAGCTTGACTATTTAGTCTTAACGCTTCCTCTTACTCGTGCAACACACCACATTGTAAACCGCGACATTCTTTCAGCCATGAAGTCAAATGCCAGCCTTGTCAACGTCGGCCGTGGTGAATTGATCGCTGAAGAAGATTTGCAAGCGGTGATGCGCTCAGGACATCTTCAGGCTGCAGTCCTTGATGTATTTGAAAAAGAACCTTTACCAGAAGACCATCCCTTCTACTCCATGCCAAATGTGTATATCACTCCTCATTTATCGGGACCAAGCACCACAGAAGGAGTAAGTCATTTTTTTGTAGAAAATGTAAAGCGATTCCTAGAGGGACAACCTTTACACGGGTTGGTGGACCGGAAACGCGGATATTGA
- a CDS encoding UxaA family hydrolase produces MEQTFNALQLNEKDNVAVALRTIKSGEMLSIQGVKETIKVKESIAYGHKIAISFIDKEEKVIKYGECMGMSTEEIPPGYHVHVFNVRGLKNNERLSTAEVK; encoded by the coding sequence ATGGAACAAACATTTAATGCACTTCAGTTAAATGAGAAGGATAATGTAGCCGTTGCCTTAAGAACGATTAAATCTGGTGAAATGCTTTCCATCCAGGGAGTAAAGGAAACGATTAAAGTGAAGGAAAGCATTGCGTATGGGCACAAAATAGCAATCTCATTTATTGATAAGGAGGAGAAGGTTATTAAGTACGGAGAGTGCATGGGGATGTCCACAGAGGAAATTCCTCCAGGTTATCATGTTCACGTGTTTAATGTCCGCGGTCTGAAAAACAATGAGCGATTAAGTACAGCGGAGGTTAAGTGA
- a CDS encoding fumarylacetoacetate hydrolase family protein produces MRTVMYQTHHGLKMGVKTDRGILDVDAAAKTFAGYSEVPITATELLYSGGKGRELLQELVLQALQEGESSLFHKEETLEFGPCVDNPQKIICIGLNYRNHAAESNMPIPEVPIVFSKFSNALTGDGADIKLPVKSQQVDYEAELAIVIGAEVSRVKEEEALSYVYGYCNANDLSARDLQMKTPQWLLGKTCDGFAPVGPYLVSKDEIPDPNQLSISTVVNGEVRQSSQTSDMIFSCEEIIAYLSDHMTLYPGDMIMTGTPEGVIMGYPEEKQSWLKAGDEVTIEIENIGSLTNQFIDGQE; encoded by the coding sequence ATGAGAACGGTGATGTATCAAACGCATCATGGCCTAAAAATGGGCGTGAAGACGGACAGGGGAATCCTTGATGTGGACGCTGCTGCCAAAACATTCGCAGGTTATTCAGAAGTGCCAATCACTGCCACTGAGCTCCTTTATTCAGGAGGAAAGGGCAGAGAACTGTTGCAAGAGCTGGTCCTACAAGCTTTACAGGAAGGGGAATCATCGCTTTTTCATAAGGAAGAAACACTTGAATTTGGCCCGTGTGTTGACAATCCTCAAAAGATTATTTGTATAGGATTAAATTACCGGAACCATGCGGCAGAGTCGAATATGCCGATCCCAGAAGTCCCGATTGTATTTAGTAAGTTTAGCAACGCTCTCACAGGTGACGGTGCAGATATCAAGCTGCCTGTAAAATCGCAGCAGGTGGATTATGAAGCTGAACTAGCGATTGTTATTGGTGCTGAGGTAAGCCGTGTTAAGGAGGAAGAGGCGCTTTCCTACGTGTACGGTTATTGTAATGCGAATGACTTGTCGGCAAGGGATTTGCAAATGAAAACACCTCAATGGCTGCTCGGTAAAACATGTGATGGATTCGCACCTGTCGGACCTTACTTAGTCAGCAAAGATGAAATTCCTGACCCAAATCAACTATCCATAAGTACTGTAGTCAATGGAGAAGTCCGGCAATCCTCACAAACATCGGATATGATTTTCTCCTGCGAGGAAATCATCGCTTATCTATCTGATCACATGACCCTTTATCCTGGCGATATGATTATGACGGGGACGCCGGAGGGTGTGATTATGGGATACCCTGAGGAGAAACAAAGCTGGCTTAAGGCCGGAGATGAAGTGACAATCGAGATTGAAAATATTGGTTCGTTAACGAATCAATTTATTGACGGGCAGGAGTAG
- a CDS encoding DinB family protein — translation MLKLFEYNWQVRDDWFTWCETVPEEELLVKRIGGVGSILYTLFHIVEVEYSWICGLQGKPEPTEPPFESYANLSKVRDLSRRYHGEVESFVTSWTDEMEDWKLTETDSNGETVSFKYGEIIRHVIAHEIHHIGQLSVWSREMGWKPVTANLIDRELFE, via the coding sequence ATGCTGAAATTATTTGAGTACAATTGGCAAGTTCGGGATGACTGGTTTACATGGTGTGAAACGGTTCCTGAAGAAGAATTATTGGTGAAAAGAATAGGGGGAGTCGGCAGTATTCTATATACCCTGTTTCACATCGTGGAAGTTGAGTACAGTTGGATTTGCGGACTGCAAGGCAAACCAGAGCCGACAGAACCACCGTTTGAATCCTATGCAAACTTATCCAAAGTCCGGGATCTTTCGCGCCGGTACCATGGGGAAGTAGAGTCATTCGTGACATCGTGGACGGACGAAATGGAAGACTGGAAACTTACAGAAACTGATTCCAATGGTGAAACGGTCAGTTTCAAATATGGAGAAATAATCCGTCATGTCATTGCCCACGAAATCCACCACATAGGTCAATTATCTGTATGGTCACGCGAAATGGGATGGAAGCCTGTTACGGCAAATCTAATTGACAGAGAATTATTTGAGTAA